A window of Paenibacillus polygoni contains these coding sequences:
- a CDS encoding MATE family efflux transporter: MTTEADGRVLKTENLNLFSLTWPIFLEIMLFMLMGTVDTFMISAVSDEAVSAVGTSNQIVSIAILILEVIGNGAAIVVAQYIGSRKLAEASRVSAVAITLNLCVGLLISVIFVFSGRHILQLMNLHGEILELGNTYITIVGGGIFLQALINIMSAIIRTYGFTKQTMLVSLVMNLLHLVGNYALIFGHFGFSPMGVKGAAISTVVSRLVCVAIFIWLLYKVMAVRIEWRHYFTISKDYVKKILNIGIPSAFEQITYQMCQLVFLYYVTYLGTESLATRQYAAQISNYIYLFSMAVSLGTSILTGRFVGAGKQDEAYARVKKSVKIGLISTITVDIIIILLREPLMGIFTDNAEIIRLGSQVLLFSIVLETARTCNMIMINSLRAAGDARFPVYMGLISMVGVSLPLGYWFVFHLDMGILGVWVANAVDEWIRAFIMHYRWKNGAWRRHALVEQPASKDSDTAVPAAL; encoded by the coding sequence ATGACAACAGAAGCCGACGGGCGTGTTCTTAAGACAGAAAATCTCAATCTTTTTTCATTAACCTGGCCTATCTTTTTAGAAATTATGTTATTTATGCTGATGGGTACCGTGGATACCTTTATGATCAGTGCTGTATCCGATGAGGCGGTATCTGCAGTAGGTACGTCCAATCAGATTGTATCGATTGCCATCCTCATTCTTGAAGTGATTGGGAATGGAGCAGCCATTGTGGTAGCTCAGTATATCGGTTCGAGAAAACTTGCGGAAGCATCTCGCGTATCCGCCGTAGCGATTACACTTAACTTATGTGTCGGACTCCTCATTAGTGTTATTTTTGTGTTCAGCGGTCGACATATTTTACAGCTCATGAATCTTCATGGCGAAATCCTGGAACTCGGGAATACCTACATAACAATTGTCGGCGGGGGTATTTTCTTACAAGCCTTGATTAATATTATGTCCGCAATTATTCGTACCTATGGTTTCACCAAACAAACGATGCTTGTATCGCTTGTCATGAACCTCCTTCATTTAGTTGGTAACTACGCACTCATCTTTGGTCATTTTGGATTCAGTCCGATGGGGGTAAAAGGAGCAGCCATCTCGACCGTAGTCAGCCGACTGGTCTGTGTCGCCATTTTTATTTGGTTACTTTATAAAGTTATGGCCGTAAGGATCGAATGGAGACATTATTTCACGATCTCCAAAGATTATGTAAAAAAAATACTGAATATCGGTATTCCTTCTGCCTTTGAACAAATTACGTATCAAATGTGTCAGCTCGTCTTTCTGTATTATGTGACTTATCTCGGAACAGAGTCACTTGCTACACGGCAGTATGCAGCCCAGATTTCTAATTATATCTACTTATTTAGTATGGCTGTATCGCTCGGAACATCGATTCTGACAGGACGCTTTGTCGGGGCAGGAAAGCAAGATGAAGCCTACGCAAGAGTGAAGAAAAGTGTGAAAATCGGCCTGATCTCCACGATAACCGTAGATATTATTATTATCCTGCTTCGAGAGCCGCTGATGGGGATCTTCACGGATAACGCAGAGATCATCCGATTAGGTTCTCAAGTACTCTTGTTTAGTATCGTACTGGAAACCGCAAGAACGTGTAACATGATTATGATCAATTCCTTGCGTGCAGCAGGGGATGCTCGTTTCCCAGTGTATATGGGGCTGATCTCCATGGTGGGTGTGAGTCTTCCGCTTGGTTACTGGTTTGTCTTCCATTTAGATATGGGAATCCTGGGTGTATGGGTTGCAAACGCAGTGGATGAATGGATTCGTGCCTTCATCATGCATTATCGCTGGAAAAATGGAGCTTGGCGCCGTCATGCACTCGTAGAGCAGCCTGCTTCTAAAGATTCCGATACTGCTGTGCCCGCTGCATTATAA
- a CDS encoding alpha-amylase, with translation MKRNHTMMQFFEWHVEADGAHWKRLSERAPELKKKGIDSVWIPPVTKGSSPEDTGYGVYDLYDLGEFDQKGTVKTKYGSKEELLAAMGICTQNGVAVYVDLVMNHKAGADETERFQVIEVDPNNRTKDISKPFEIEGWTKFDFPGRGNTYSSFKWNHTHFNGTDYDAAEDRTGIFRIATNEEGWDENVDDEFGNYDYLMFANIDYRKPEVREEMINWGKWMIDTLQCNGFRLDAIKHINHEFVKQFAKEMIKKRGQDFYIVGEFWKPDLASCQKFLDTVDYQIDLFDVSLHYKLHEASLAGKAFDLTTIFNDTLVQTHPTHAVTFVDNHDSQPGEALESWIDDWFKQSAYALILLRQGGYPCVFYGDYYGIGGENPIPPKQAALDPLLAARYHHAYGDQIDYFDHPNTIGWVRCGIAEIPHSGCAVIIGNGENGEKRMCVGKERAGQTWYDITGNQEQTFTIEEDGCANFTVKGGSVSVWVEQVEDQESDDQKQEAQA, from the coding sequence ATAAAACGCAATCATACTATGATGCAGTTCTTTGAATGGCATGTAGAAGCAGATGGAGCACACTGGAAACGCCTGTCAGAAAGAGCTCCTGAGTTAAAGAAAAAAGGAATCGATTCCGTATGGATCCCTCCTGTCACCAAAGGCAGTTCACCTGAGGATACAGGCTATGGAGTATATGATCTCTATGATTTAGGAGAGTTTGACCAAAAAGGTACGGTGAAAACCAAATATGGTTCGAAAGAAGAACTTTTAGCAGCCATGGGAATCTGTACTCAAAATGGGGTTGCCGTATACGTAGACCTTGTGATGAACCATAAAGCAGGGGCAGATGAGACCGAACGATTCCAAGTCATTGAGGTCGATCCGAACAATCGTACCAAGGATATCTCCAAGCCATTTGAAATAGAGGGATGGACGAAATTTGATTTCCCTGGCCGTGGTAATACCTACTCCTCATTTAAATGGAACCATACTCACTTTAATGGAACAGACTACGATGCAGCCGAAGACCGAACTGGTATTTTCCGAATAGCGACTAACGAAGAAGGCTGGGACGAGAATGTAGATGATGAATTTGGAAATTATGATTACCTGATGTTCGCTAACATTGATTATAGAAAACCAGAAGTTCGCGAAGAGATGATTAACTGGGGCAAATGGATGATTGATACCCTCCAGTGTAATGGATTCCGTCTGGATGCGATTAAACATATCAATCATGAATTTGTTAAACAGTTTGCCAAGGAGATGATTAAGAAAAGAGGGCAGGATTTCTATATTGTAGGTGAGTTCTGGAAACCGGATCTTGCTTCCTGCCAAAAATTCCTTGATACTGTCGATTATCAAATAGATCTCTTTGATGTTTCACTCCATTATAAACTTCACGAAGCTTCGCTTGCGGGTAAAGCTTTTGATCTAACTACGATTTTTAATGATACGCTTGTACAAACCCACCCCACCCATGCGGTTACCTTTGTTGATAACCATGATTCTCAGCCCGGAGAAGCGCTCGAGTCTTGGATTGACGACTGGTTTAAACAAAGTGCATATGCACTGATCTTACTTCGTCAGGGCGGATACCCATGTGTGTTCTACGGAGATTACTACGGTATTGGCGGAGAAAATCCGATTCCTCCGAAGCAAGCAGCCCTTGACCCTCTGCTAGCCGCAAGATACCATCACGCCTACGGCGACCAAATCGATTATTTCGACCATCCGAATACCATTGGCTGGGTAAGATGCGGTATCGCTGAAATTCCTCACTCCGGCTGTGCCGTCATTATCGGTAACGGCGAGAATGGAGAAAAGCGGATGTGTGTCGGTAAAGAACGTGCGGGGCAGACTTGGTATGATATTACAGGTAACCAAGAACAGACGTTTACAATTGAAGAAGATGGCTGTGCTAACTTTACCGTCAAAGGCGGAAGTGTCTCGGTCTGGGTGGAACAAGTTGAAGATCAGGAATCAGACGATCAGAAGCAAGAGGCACAAGCTTAA
- a CDS encoding LCP family protein produces the protein MSDQEEYPLTRSKRHQNKKTKKPKSKKPLIITAIILLLIGTMGFAFRKELVAVAFQLFLEDTVKGHIDNAYEPIQVTGPAGDEEKQDELTKPFSMLLLGVDEREGDVGRSDTMIYAVFRPEEHRMLLMSIPRDSYVPIVGRDKRDKVNAAYAYGGTKMSVETVEQLLQTDVDYYAKVNFKALVEVVDALGGVKLPITEVIENKQRIHIKLRIEPNKPIYDGADALNYVRYREDSDYKRTERQRIFIKQATERALSLGNITKIPQLIDIASSNMKTDMTSDFIIDLAELLYEKGSVPQMSSYMLKGEGENNKYGWYYMLSDQGLAEAQEIVDNWMDENTAAADLIDPELKLNE, from the coding sequence ATGAGTGACCAGGAAGAATACCCGCTGACGCGGAGTAAACGACACCAGAACAAAAAAACGAAGAAACCGAAATCAAAGAAACCGCTGATTATTACAGCGATCATTCTCTTGCTTATAGGAACGATGGGGTTTGCATTCCGTAAAGAACTTGTTGCTGTAGCATTTCAGCTGTTTTTGGAGGATACAGTAAAAGGCCACATTGATAATGCATACGAGCCGATTCAGGTGACAGGTCCTGCAGGGGATGAAGAAAAGCAGGACGAGCTGACAAAACCATTCAGTATGCTGCTGCTCGGTGTAGATGAAAGAGAAGGCGATGTCGGAAGATCAGATACGATGATCTATGCGGTATTCCGCCCGGAAGAGCACCGAATGTTATTAATGTCGATCCCTCGCGATTCGTATGTTCCGATTGTAGGACGAGATAAGAGAGATAAAGTCAATGCAGCTTACGCTTATGGAGGAACAAAAATGAGCGTAGAGACAGTGGAACAGCTGCTTCAGACAGATGTCGATTATTATGCAAAAGTGAATTTCAAAGCGCTGGTAGAAGTAGTCGATGCGCTTGGCGGTGTGAAGCTGCCAATCACCGAAGTTATTGAGAACAAACAAAGAATCCACATAAAGCTCCGAATTGAGCCGAACAAACCAATCTATGACGGTGCAGATGCCCTAAATTATGTGCGTTATCGTGAGGATTCGGATTATAAGCGGACAGAGCGCCAGCGGATTTTTATCAAGCAAGCAACAGAGAGAGCATTATCGCTCGGTAATATTACGAAGATTCCGCAGTTAATCGATATAGCGAGTTCCAATATGAAGACAGACATGACTTCTGATTTTATTATTGATCTAGCGGAACTATTGTATGAGAAAGGATCCGTTCCCCAGATGAGCAGTTACATGCTGAAGGGTGAAGGTGAGAATAACAAGTATGGCTGGTACTACATGCTAAGTGATCAAGGTTTAGCAGAGGCACAGGAAATCGTCGATAATTGGATGGATGAAAATACAGCAGCGGCGGATCTTATTGATCCTGAGCTCAAACTGAACGAATAA
- a CDS encoding bifunctional transcriptional activator/DNA repair enzyme AdaA, whose amino-acid sequence MREQSELFEKVYQAVLERSDRYDGIYYTAIRTTGIYCRPSCRSKTPKPENVTIYSAAKAAERDGYRACKRCQPDIKELHNPDKEISERVTSYIDHHYSESVSLNRLADEIKVSPYHLQRVCKRVTGLTPAAYLQKVRLEKAKEELLRSDLEIREIAVLIGYKSTSHFIAVFQKEIGQTPQHYRQSSERRDTP is encoded by the coding sequence ATGCGGGAACAAAGTGAACTTTTTGAAAAGGTGTATCAGGCTGTATTAGAGCGCAGTGATCGATACGACGGAATCTACTATACAGCGATTCGGACAACGGGAATCTACTGCCGCCCTTCTTGCCGCTCTAAGACGCCAAAACCGGAAAACGTAACAATTTACTCGGCCGCAAAAGCAGCAGAGCGAGACGGTTATCGTGCCTGCAAACGATGTCAGCCAGACATCAAAGAACTGCACAATCCGGATAAGGAGATCTCGGAGCGCGTCACATCCTATATCGATCACCATTACTCAGAGTCTGTGAGCTTAAACCGTTTGGCAGATGAGATCAAAGTTAGCCCCTATCATCTTCAAAGAGTATGTAAAAGAGTAACCGGGCTGACCCCCGCAGCATATTTGCAGAAAGTACGACTGGAAAAAGCAAAAGAGGAACTCCTAAGAAGCGACCTGGAAATTAGAGAAATCGCTGTCCTTATCGGGTATAAAAGCACCTCTCACTTCATTGCTGTCTTTCAGAAAGAAATCGGTCAAACACCGCAGCATTACCGACAATCGAGCGAAAGAAGGGATACACCGTGA
- a CDS encoding methylated-DNA--[protein]-cysteine S-methyltransferase has protein sequence MTPVYWTKVQHDLLQNQCLYLAATEQGICKITWPSENWEAFESWIYRHIPDAALLKDEQQLEPYRKQLTEYLSGERSEFSVPLDLRGTAFQTEIWNALQQIPYGETRSYSDIANHVGRAQAVRAVGTANGANPIPMLVPCHRVIGKNKNLTGFRGGLHFKEALLTLEGYHDYTRKGHARFEF, from the coding sequence GTGACCCCTGTCTATTGGACGAAGGTTCAACATGATTTGTTACAAAATCAATGTTTATATCTAGCAGCAACCGAACAAGGAATCTGTAAAATCACCTGGCCGTCAGAGAACTGGGAGGCATTCGAGTCCTGGATTTATCGTCACATCCCAGATGCTGCACTGCTTAAGGATGAACAGCAGCTTGAACCTTATAGAAAACAGCTTACAGAGTATTTGAGTGGAGAAAGATCAGAGTTCTCTGTACCCCTTGATCTTCGCGGAACTGCTTTTCAAACGGAAATATGGAATGCACTACAGCAGATTCCTTATGGAGAAACACGCAGCTATTCCGATATCGCAAATCATGTCGGCAGAGCGCAGGCGGTCCGTGCTGTTGGCACAGCGAATGGAGCGAATCCCATTCCCATGCTGGTTCCTTGTCACCGGGTTATCGGTAAGAACAAGAACCTCACCGGATTTCGCGGAGGACTCCATTTCAAGGAAGCACTTCTTACACTGGAGGGATATCATGACTACACCCGAAAAGGACATGCCCGTTTTGAATTCTAA
- a CDS encoding DNA-3-methyladenine glycosylase 2: protein MTTPEKDMPVLNSNDPHIGAEILANHIETERKLTLPEPFNYSEVLYYLNRSTLECLHEVEEERIYKSLDIQGRPIPIEIRYEALSHALCIRCLCAEPVSAEEWSLIFLFIEEWFDLRRDLVPFYQLAEDDPLLGPLVQSLNGLRIIGVPDLFEALCWAIIGQQINLTFAYTLKKRLVENFGETYECNGRTYYRFPSPSALLGSNTLATLRELQFTTKKAEYMVDIAGRVVRGELQKETLLASGYEAAEETLLRIRGIGPWSAHYVMMRCLRNPAAFPIGDAGLHAALKKQLGLSVKPTPAEIKSIFEPWKGYEAYAVFYLWRSLTLS from the coding sequence ATGACTACACCCGAAAAGGACATGCCCGTTTTGAATTCTAACGATCCCCATATAGGGGCGGAAATATTAGCAAATCACATAGAAACTGAACGAAAACTTACCTTGCCTGAACCTTTTAATTACTCAGAAGTTCTCTATTACTTGAACCGTTCTACACTCGAATGCCTGCATGAAGTGGAAGAAGAACGAATCTACAAATCACTGGATATACAGGGCAGACCCATTCCAATAGAAATTCGTTATGAGGCATTATCCCATGCTCTATGTATCCGCTGCCTATGTGCAGAACCGGTCTCTGCAGAAGAATGGAGTCTCATCTTCCTTTTTATAGAAGAATGGTTTGATCTTCGGAGAGATCTTGTTCCTTTCTATCAACTGGCTGAGGATGACCCCCTGCTCGGTCCACTGGTTCAATCTTTGAATGGACTCCGAATTATCGGAGTTCCTGATCTTTTTGAAGCTCTGTGCTGGGCTATTATAGGACAACAGATTAACCTTACCTTTGCCTATACGCTGAAGAAACGGCTCGTTGAGAATTTCGGGGAGACTTATGAGTGCAATGGAAGAACCTATTACCGTTTCCCTTCGCCGTCGGCATTACTTGGTAGTAACACCCTGGCCACTCTTAGAGAACTGCAATTTACTACCAAGAAGGCAGAATATATGGTGGATATCGCTGGGCGGGTCGTGCGTGGAGAATTACAAAAAGAAACACTGCTGGCTTCGGGATATGAGGCAGCGGAAGAGACACTGCTTCGCATCAGAGGGATTGGTCCATGGAGTGCACATTATGTTATGATGCGCTGTTTGCGTAATCCAGCCGCATTTCCCATAGGAGACGCAGGACTGCATGCAGCTCTGAAGAAACAACTTGGTCTGTCCGTTAAGCCCACTCCAGCTGAGATTAAATCTATTTTCGAACCTTGGAAAGGTTACGAAGCCTATGCTGTATTCTATTTATGGCGAAGCCTTACGTTATCGTGA
- a CDS encoding SDR family NAD(P)-dependent oxidoreductase — protein sequence MFELNNRVAIVTGSGSKRGIGRTIALTLAEQGAKLVIADINQEGIQDTVDAIRAEGGEAIGVELNVTSQESNQAMVEKVLEAFGRIDILVNNAGISQKATVAEMTLEDVTRVFNVNMFGLFLCTQAVLEPMKKQKYGRIISLSSVSAKRGGGVFGGAHYSASKAAVLGFSKNLAREVATDGITVNCIAPGLVNTDIWKSLDQNTANGVIATIPMGRPGETEEIASAIAFLASKEASYITGEEIDINGGSHMD from the coding sequence ATGTTTGAATTAAACAATAGAGTTGCGATTGTCACAGGAAGTGGAAGCAAGCGGGGAATTGGACGCACCATTGCGTTGACTTTGGCTGAACAGGGGGCAAAGCTTGTCATTGCCGATATCAACCAGGAGGGAATTCAGGATACGGTTGATGCTATCCGTGCCGAAGGCGGAGAAGCGATCGGCGTAGAGTTAAACGTGACTAGCCAAGAATCGAATCAAGCAATGGTGGAGAAGGTTCTTGAGGCATTTGGACGAATAGATATCTTGGTCAATAATGCAGGCATATCTCAGAAGGCGACTGTAGCAGAAATGACCCTAGAGGATGTAACACGGGTATTTAATGTAAATATGTTCGGATTGTTCTTGTGTACTCAAGCTGTGTTGGAACCGATGAAAAAACAAAAATACGGTCGAATTATTAGTTTGTCTTCTGTATCGGCTAAGCGTGGCGGCGGCGTCTTCGGTGGAGCGCACTATTCTGCATCAAAGGCGGCAGTACTAGGTTTCTCTAAAAACCTTGCCCGTGAAGTGGCTACAGATGGTATTACAGTAAATTGTATTGCACCCGGGCTCGTAAACACAGATATCTGGAAATCACTTGACCAAAATACAGCGAACGGCGTCATCGCGACTATTCCTATGGGCCGCCCAGGCGAAACCGAGGAAATTGCTTCAGCTATTGCCTTCCTTGCCTCCAAAGAGGCATCCTACATTACTGGAGAGGAAATAGACATCAACGGCGGCTCTCATATGGACTAA
- a CDS encoding transketolase family protein — MSIQQSNVAEKKIATREGFGHEIVELGKKNKDIYVVDIDIGKSCKTTEFAKQLPNQHINVGIAEQNAAGLAAGLATTGKIPFISTYAVFGSLRMLEQIRQEVCYPHLNVKIACSHGGLTPANDGGSHQAIEDMGVLRTIPNMTVIMAADYASTRKLVAKAAEHYGPVYLRFTRDTVPVIYGEDEEFEIGKAKKLKDGKDIAIIANGDTVHLALKASQLLENEGVSVKLLDFHTIKPLDREAVMDCLSTGRIITVEDHNILNGLGSAVSEVVAEEGGAVVRRIGVQDRFGESAPYEKLMEMNGITIENIVATAHSLLKGTR, encoded by the coding sequence ATGAGCATACAACAAAGTAATGTAGCCGAGAAAAAAATTGCGACACGTGAGGGTTTTGGACATGAGATTGTTGAGCTTGGTAAAAAGAACAAGGACATCTACGTTGTTGATATCGATATTGGTAAATCATGCAAGACAACCGAGTTTGCTAAACAGCTCCCTAATCAACATATCAATGTTGGTATTGCTGAGCAAAACGCGGCCGGACTGGCGGCCGGTTTGGCAACAACAGGAAAAATACCATTTATCAGTACGTACGCCGTATTTGGCTCACTACGAATGCTTGAACAGATTCGGCAGGAAGTCTGCTATCCTCATCTGAATGTGAAAATTGCCTGCTCTCATGGTGGATTGACTCCGGCTAATGATGGCGGAAGTCATCAGGCAATTGAGGATATGGGCGTGCTTCGCACCATTCCAAACATGACCGTTATTATGGCTGCTGACTATGCTTCAACGCGCAAGCTGGTTGCCAAAGCAGCAGAGCATTATGGCCCGGTATATCTTCGGTTTACGCGTGACACAGTTCCCGTCATTTACGGAGAAGATGAAGAGTTTGAGATAGGTAAAGCTAAAAAACTGAAGGACGGCAAAGATATTGCCATTATTGCTAATGGCGATACCGTTCATCTTGCCTTGAAAGCGTCGCAATTACTAGAAAATGAGGGCGTCTCCGTTAAGTTACTTGACTTCCATACCATTAAACCTCTCGATCGCGAGGCTGTTATGGATTGCCTGAGCACCGGACGAATCATCACAGTAGAGGATCATAATATTCTCAATGGCTTAGGAAGTGCAGTGAGTGAAGTTGTGGCCGAAGAAGGCGGAGCTGTCGTACGCAGAATTGGTGTTCAGGACCGGTTCGGAGAATCTGCACCATATGAAAAATTAATGGAAATGAACGGTATTACAATCGAAAATATCGTTGCCACGGCACATTCCCTGTTGAAAGGTACTCGCTAA
- a CDS encoding transketolase, translating into MHEVSIMYQTTIEELKQKAIQLRQTAITMIHEAQSGHPGGSLSAADIITALYFKEMNLDPANPKWEDRDRFVLSKGHVCPIQYAALLHRGYVPFEKVHTLRQYGSPFQGHPDMKKCPGIDISTGSLGQGLSCAVGMAIAGKRDGKAYRVFAMLGDGECQEGQIWEAAQTANKYQLDNLIVFVDDNNLQIDGTCDEIMPNLDLELKFKAFGFDTRRIDGHDMQQIVDTLDEIRGIQHGKPICIVCNTVKGRGVSFMEDVCNWHGVAPKEAEYLQALEEIAGGLK; encoded by the coding sequence ATACATGAGGTGAGCATAATGTACCAAACGACTATTGAAGAACTTAAACAAAAAGCAATCCAGTTGAGACAAACGGCAATTACTATGATTCATGAAGCACAGTCGGGCCACCCTGGTGGTTCACTATCCGCAGCCGATATCATTACTGCCTTGTATTTTAAAGAAATGAACCTTGACCCAGCAAATCCGAAGTGGGAAGACCGTGATCGCTTTGTGTTATCCAAAGGACATGTATGCCCGATCCAATATGCAGCATTGCTTCATCGGGGATACGTTCCATTTGAGAAAGTGCATACGCTAAGACAATACGGTTCTCCATTTCAAGGGCACCCTGACATGAAAAAATGTCCGGGAATCGACATCTCGACAGGATCTTTGGGTCAAGGTCTCTCTTGTGCAGTAGGGATGGCCATTGCGGGTAAGAGAGACGGAAAAGCATATCGGGTGTTCGCTATGTTAGGGGATGGCGAGTGTCAGGAAGGACAGATTTGGGAAGCAGCTCAAACTGCGAACAAGTATCAACTTGATAATCTAATCGTTTTCGTTGATGACAATAACTTGCAGATCGACGGGACTTGCGATGAGATCATGCCGAACCTGGATCTGGAATTGAAATTTAAGGCCTTTGGCTTTGATACCAGAAGGATTGATGGACATGACATGCAACAGATTGTAGATACATTGGATGAAATTCGAGGTATTCAGCATGGAAAACCAATATGCATCGTGTGCAATACGGTTAAGGGCAGAGGGGTTTCATTTATGGAAGATGTATGTAACTGGCATGGAGTTGCTCCTAAGGAAGCTGAATACTTGCAAGCTTTAGAAGAAATTGCGGGAGGTCTAAAATGA
- a CDS encoding MFS transporter, whose amino-acid sequence MDLSQLEKSTVRKVTLRLIPFLFLCFAISILDRVNIGFAALRMNEDLGFSEAVYGFGAGIFFLGYFLLEVPGSAMMTKIGARRWISRIMVSWGIIAIIMAFIQTPIQFYIVRFLLGVAEASFYPCMVHYLSGFYQSKHHAKAIAGFMIAIPAANAIGSPLSTFLLQIDWFGLAGWQWLFILEAIPAILLGIICYFYLTDRIEDANWLTEPEKTWLLDVTHKEALEKQKNKKPTFLQVLRDKDVLILALGYFFWMFGYYGINMFLPTISRGLTESIGWSLQSIGWLLGLMYLCAMVVMYLVGKSSDKQNERKFHVAGCVTISAIAMIASVYVADFSLVGAFILLTISLCGTFGAYSPFWAIPPSFLTGAAAGGAIAMINSIGNLGGFFGPYFVGYVNDMTGNHNLGMIALGISMIISAIVIIFLVKQTGKSQKVSPGRTLEYTNSSKIG is encoded by the coding sequence ATGGATCTAAGTCAACTGGAGAAGTCTACGGTTCGCAAAGTAACTTTGCGATTGATCCCATTTTTGTTTTTGTGCTTTGCGATTTCAATTTTGGATCGGGTCAATATCGGGTTTGCAGCATTGCGAATGAATGAAGACCTTGGATTCTCCGAGGCTGTGTATGGGTTTGGGGCAGGCATTTTCTTTCTCGGTTATTTCCTGCTTGAGGTACCGGGTAGTGCAATGATGACCAAGATTGGTGCTAGACGCTGGATTAGCAGAATCATGGTTTCATGGGGGATTATCGCCATCATCATGGCATTTATTCAGACGCCGATCCAATTTTATATCGTTCGCTTTTTACTCGGTGTGGCGGAAGCCAGCTTTTATCCTTGCATGGTGCATTACCTAAGTGGTTTTTATCAATCCAAGCATCATGCCAAAGCAATTGCAGGGTTCATGATCGCTATTCCCGCAGCGAACGCTATCGGATCACCATTATCAACATTCTTGTTACAGATTGACTGGTTTGGTTTAGCTGGTTGGCAGTGGTTGTTTATTTTGGAAGCGATTCCAGCAATTCTTCTCGGTATTATCTGTTACTTCTATCTAACAGACCGCATCGAGGATGCTAACTGGTTGACGGAACCAGAGAAGACCTGGCTGCTGGATGTGACTCACAAAGAGGCACTTGAAAAGCAAAAGAACAAAAAGCCTACGTTCCTTCAAGTATTGCGTGATAAAGATGTACTCATTCTGGCGCTTGGATACTTCTTCTGGATGTTTGGCTATTATGGCATCAACATGTTCTTGCCAACGATATCGAGAGGATTGACCGAATCGATAGGGTGGTCCTTACAAAGTATTGGCTGGCTGCTTGGGCTTATGTATCTGTGTGCAATGGTGGTCATGTATCTTGTAGGAAAAAGCTCAGACAAACAAAACGAGCGTAAATTCCATGTAGCAGGTTGTGTGACGATTAGTGCAATAGCAATGATTGCAAGTGTGTATGTAGCAGATTTTAGTTTGGTTGGTGCGTTTATACTTCTGACCATCAGTCTATGCGGAACATTTGGAGCTTACTCTCCATTCTGGGCAATTCCGCCATCATTCCTGACGGGCGCAGCGGCAGGCGGTGCGATTGCAATGATCAACAGTATTGGCAATTTGGGCGGTTTCTTCGGCCCCTATTTTGTAGGATATGTCAATGATATGACGGGTAATCATAATCTGGGGATGATCGCCCTTGGAATTAGTATGATCATAAGTGCGATCGTTATCATTTTCCTTGTTAAACAAACCGGCAAAAGTCAGAAAGTCAGTCCGGGAAGAACATTGGAGTATACGAATTCGAGCAAAATCGGTTAA